One Babesia bigemina genome assembly Bbig001, chromosome : V genomic window, CCAGTTGCGGCGGTAGTGACCCCCTGCTGACACTGTCGTcttacctcaactgcatcaccaggcggacgccgcgcaccaccGGGGAGCTTGTGTCGTACTTCCACCATTTTGGTAATTCACTTCATGATGCGTTTGATGGAAGATTGCTTCAACTGGGCACAGCACTCTTCACTCCACATGCCGACTGCCCCGACTGGGACCACCTTGGTCTCCCCGACCTTGAAGCCGTCAAAGGCATCGGGGGTCATGAGTCTCTATTCACCATACAAGGCTCCAAGCATGACCATCCCCGCACTCTGTCCACACTGGTTGGTTGCGGCAGTGACTCTTCCAACTGCCCTCAACACTGCTCGCCCATCACGTACCGGGCCTAcgccctgtactcccagagcttcgcccacacctaccttAGCTGGACTGTTTACCTGCCGGAAAGGCTGCGGGAGTCACTTCAAAAATTGCACTATGATTTGCAAAAACATCTTGGCAGCGGCAAGTGTTCATCGCTCCACTCATGTTCCACTGCCctgcccctcctctacactcacggcttcacgccgccggaggtgggatcgccgccgccactcCAATGTTCAGATGTTATCGCCAAGCTGCAGGACATTGTTAACGGCAATCCTATCGCAACCCTCATGACCTCCATGGACGACTTCCTCTACAGAGTCCGGGagccattcatcttcactatcgtcgcactctggtctcTCGCATTCCTCATCTTCGCCAACACAATGCTGTACCGCTTGGACGTGCTGCGCATACGATCTCACCTCACGCGCTCCAGTAGGTCTCACGTCATCGATGTCAAGGCGTTACTCACGGACGGCACGAAAATGCCCTCGCTCTACGACATCGACTACTTTGACGAAGACGTACTTAGTCAATTTGTTGTTCAATAATACACGCATTCACATATGCATGTTGTTACGCACGGTTCAATGTAATGTATATGCTCTTACTGGTGTACTGCGCTGTGGTCACGTTTGGCTAGGGCCACTTTGTAGGCCTGTTCATAGCTTAGGTGTAGCACACATTGCTGGTGCATTGTTACGATCAAGAACGCCACGGTAGTAAATGCGCCACACATGGCTTATGTGACAGATAACTCTAAGGAATACTGTATTACCGTAGGGAATACAACGGATGGTCGCGGGGTAATTCCAACACCACATAAGGATTCAATTGCTACCATTCCGAGTGATTTATACGTTTTTTACCATGATGAGTCTACACAGCACTACATCAACGTTGGCTTGTAGTTTCCTGGAGCCGCGTTTCTTACAACCAAGCATCCACCTCCTACCCAACATGTGCCAATTATGTCTGAAATCCGCAACACGCACGAACTATGGGATTTGTACGCTTTGACGGGGAATACGTCTGCCTCAAACGCCGATGCGCGTTTCACTAGTGAGGTCACGGGGTTGCCGACATAACACACGTGGCACGTCGTTGAGATACACGTCGAAAACACCTACCCGTACATGCGAGGCTGCATAGTTACATACTGATCAGATAAGGTGTTCATGCCTGCGACACATAAACTCATCGATGCTGGCTGGTAGCATCGCTGTCGATTGAAACCTCTTAATCGTGTTCCCGATTTCCGCAGCTTAATCTAGTGTTTCCATAACTGTTTATAGGATGCATAAGAGATGGCAATGTTGTTTAGTAGTGTTGTATGTAAGAAAGGCTCATGAGACATCCGGAGAAATTTATCATGCCAAAGATAAGAAGATGCGACATCTCCAATTGCACATATGACCACAACTTAAAAAATCGGCAACGTCTATATTACGCAACAATGCATAATATATGACTCGTTTTAAACCACGTCAATGTCTCCACTAATGGTAACTAAATATCTTATAGGTGGCCAGTCACAATATGCAGCCTCTGCCAAAGCATATCTTTACGACATTGTATGGTCATTATTTACGCTCAATCCACAATTATCCGTGCTATGTAATGCTACATCGAATGTAACTGGATTGCAAAGGACGTGTTAAGAGGTGTCACCGGCTTTGGCCACATAGCTTAGAGCTTCATGGGCTGGGTTGAGAAAGTAAGCGTGCGTCTCATGTCGTGATCTTTAGCTTGGGCAGAGAAGACATGCTATTTGGAGATAATATCAGAACTGAAAGAAACACGTTGTGCAGGACACAACTCAATAGTTCGCCCAGTGTACAGGAATGCGACTTGAAAGTTAATGTCAAAATTTGTGGTTCGGTGTTAACATTGCAGTTAAATGTAACGTTTATGTAAAAGAGAATGAATATAATAAGTGCTACGATATAGGTAGTGCACTTAAGTGACAAGTGTAATCGGCTAGATGGCCTAATGCGTCTACTGGGTGAGTAACGTGTAACGCACTCGGCCGTACAGGAGCATTCATATCACGTTGAATATTTGTACTGACAATCGCATACACCTCGAATCAATTAATGTACAGGTTTACATCCTCCGAAACTTTCCGAGCAAAAGTCTTTGGGAATGACCTCGGTTCCAAGCATAGATCAGCCTTGCTAGTGCCATTGGGTAGACGTCTCCATCGTTTTGCAACATAGATTCACCACATGAGGTGGTGCTGTATGCTGATGGTGAAATGTGGAACAATGTTCTTCACCCCTGCCATGTATGGCCAACAACGCATTACCATTACACCCTCACTAGCCATGTGCCCTGAGTTAACTAAGACACATAGTCACTCCGGGTTATATTGGAGGTGCAGCATTGAATTCGCGAGCCCCAATTTTCAAAGTATTGGCAAACTGTTCAGTGCTGTTCATCGCTGTTAAAGGAGCTGTTGAAGATGTGATCCAAAACTGTTCACAAGGGCATGTGGATTGTGCAAGGAAGCACGATGGGTAGCTTGGAATTACCAAGTGGTCATACTTATTGCCGTCTTCGTTCTGCGCCTCGTCATCAGATTTCTATTAGACCGATGTCAGATCCCTGGACTGAAGGAATTCGGTTATTACTGGATCGACAAGGCGCCACCACCAACCTCTCACCTCGCCCTTTACGAGTGGAATGTATCGTAGTCTTGCACAAATACCAGATGCAGGTGATACAAAAGTAATATAGCAGGTTACCCGAAGCATGAATATCGTGTTGGCACTTTACAGTTCCTAAACAACACTCAGCATGCTCTTCATTCGCTCTGCTAACTTCTTCGACTGCATTTATACAAACATCAAACACATTAATGTAGTGGAGTAAAACTAAAACATTAAGACAAAATTGGTCAAAGGACGCCGAAGCATAAATCCGTGACCAAATTTAATCCATTCAGAAGGCGCACCAAAAAGTGCTGCCCCCTGTCAACAACTATGGGAATGCTGACTTCACAACGCATTCAAAAAATAAACCTTTTCGTCATTCCGATATTGTTTCCCCAGCGACCTCGTCTGCGGGATGTCATGAATAGATGGTGCCAGCTGGCGATTTTGGCCAGAAGATGCGCCTTTATTTATTCAAAATTCTTTGGTGGAGAAAACTCCATGACACCGTACACGTTCACGCCGGGGAACTCCTTTTGAATGGTTTCCCTGCCGTTAAGAAATGGGAGATCGACGATGACGTCGCATTCCAGAATCTTGGCTCCGCCCATCTGCAAAAGCCTGCATGCAGCCGCCAGGGTACCTCCGTTGTATATTAGGTCGTCAACCAGGATTACCCTTGCGCCCTCTGGAAAAGCGTCCTTCTGAAGGTGCAGGTCGGTTTCGTCGTATACCTTCTTCGAGTGCGTGGTGTACACTGGCCCCGGCAGCTTGCCCGGTTTGCGGATGACCACCAGCCCGCAACCAAGCTCGTACGCTAGAGGCGCTCCAAAGGGCACACCGAGAAGCTCCATGGCTGCTATGTAGTCGACGCCTTCTGGGTGCCTCTCCCTGATGCCGGCAGCCATGAACTTTACGGTCTCACGTAACTTGCGGGCGTCACCCATAACGGGCATCATGTCGATGAAGCGTATCCCGGGCTTGAGGTCATAGTAGCACTTGAAGTCCTCTTCGACGAGCTTGAAGGTGTTCGACGCCATTGCCGTAAACCTATACGAAGATAGCCAACAACTACAATGGATTTACTAATGCATGAACGGTATTAACAACACAGTATACATCACACAATGTTGTACGCCGCAACATATGTGCACTTAAATAGAGAAGGATTACGAACATGCCGGATAATGTGTATAGAATGCTTCCTTCCACTAAATCCTGAGAGTTCAACGTACCTACAAATGCTATTACAAGACTGACGTATTCAAAATAGCGATATTTATTAAAATATAATACTCAGTGACGTGGGAATGCGCTTTTTCAACGAATGTGTCCGTGCCGCTCCGCACGCGTGCTACTGTTGGTGTAGCACATATACCTGGTATATTACACAGTTG contains:
- a CDS encoding -Adenine phosphoribosyltransfer, with amino-acid sequence MASNTFKLVEEDFKCYYDLKPGIRFIDMMPVMGDARKLRETVKFMAAGIRERHPEGVDYIAAMELLGVPFGAPLAYELGCGLVVIRKPGKLPGPVYTTHSKKVYDETDLHLQKDAFPEGARVILVDDLIYNGGTLAAACRLLQMGGAKILECDVIVDLPFLNGRETIQKEFPGVNVYGVMEFSPPKNFE